The Luteibacter flocculans genomic interval GGTGCGCTGGCAGCCCGTATGGGAATTGCGGCGAACGCTGGAACTCGCGGGTTACGCCGCGCTCTATCGCCCGCTCGGTCTCGGCACGGCATATGGCAGGCCGATGCGTCGGGCCTTGCGGCGCGGCGACCTGCTGAGTGCGATGGGCGAACGCTTCGACGCGGACTTCCCCATGCATCCGGTCGGTCGCTGGCGGCGTGCGGTCGGTGCCCGTGCGTTTGGACGGCTGCCGTCGTTCATCGCCGCGACGACCACGCAGGCGGCAGCGCGTGTGCCGGCGCTGGCGTCGATCCCCGGCGTGCATGTCTTCAAGGACGACGGCGGCACCTGGCCCTACCTGATGCTTCGCCTGCCTGACGAGGCGACGCGCGACGCCGTGCTGCGACGCCTGTGGAGTTCGCGGCTGGGCGTCGGTCGCATGTTTCTCCATGCCCTGCCCGACTACGACTACCTCGGCGAGCTGCCCGGTGGCGACGATGTGCCGAATGCGCGCGACTTTGCGGCGCGCACGCTCACCATCACCAACAGCCCGTGGCTCGACGACGCGTCCTTTGCGCACATCTGCGCCGTGATCGAGGCGGTGGTGGTGTCGCGCTGAGGTGGTCCGCTAAAGACCCTGGGCCTTGCCCTGCTCCACCAGCGTGAGCGCAACCTTGTCGCGCAGGTATACCGGCAAGGCCAGTTCGGGGGCGACCGCGTCACCGTCGCGAAACCGGCGCACGGCCAGTTCCGCCACGTGTCTTGCCTGCGGGTAACGCGCGCCTTCGGCGGAACGGATCGGTGCCGCGATGCGTTGGCGAAGCGCATCCTCGTACGTGGTCCAACCCGTGCCGACCACATGCCACGCCGACACGTCGGGCAGCACCAGTGCAGCCGCCGTATCCACGCGTTCGCGGTCGAGCAACGCCACGCTCCCGTCGTCCTCCCGGCGCCATGCGGCGACGTAGATCTCGCCCATCCGCGCGTCGATCACCGAAAGCACCGCCGCGTCGTCCTCGGGCGCTTCCAACGCCAGCGCCTGCAACGACGACACCGTGACCACGGGCACGTCCAGCGCCATGGCCATGCCCTGCGCGAGCGACACCCCAAGGCGCACGCCGGTGAAGGCACCAGGACCGCGGCCGACCGCAATGCCGTCGAGCGCCGTGCGGCTCAGCCCCGCCTCGGCGAGCAAGGCATCGGCCATCGGCAGCACCAGCTCTGCATGCCGGCGCGGCGCGACCTCGCTGCGTTCGATCACCTCGTCGCCGTGGACGAGGGCGACCGAACAGGCTTCGGTGGAGGTTTCGATGGCGAGAAAATTCATGGCGTGTCCAACGGGGCAAGGGGCGGCGCCGTATGCGCGTACCAGTCGATCCGGCGGGTCAGGTACATCAGCAATGCGATCACCCCGACCAGGACCGCCGAGCCGATCAGCAACGCGTACTGCTCCGCGCCGATGAGGCCATACAGTATGGCGTAAACCAGGGCGATGACGCCGCCGAGGACCAGTCCGGCCCGGCGCGCACGCAGCGCTGCCATCGCGTAGCCACCCACGATCAGCACCACCGTCGCCGCCGCGACTGCATAGGCGGGGCCGAAGCCGATCTGTTCGGACAGCGCGAGCAGAAGCACGTAGAAACTCGCCATGGCGGCACCGACGAGCAGGTACTGGACCGGATGCAGGCGCAGGCCCTTCAGGACTTCGAACAGGAAGAACGCCACGAAGGTCAGCGCGATGAACAGCAGCCCGTATTTGCCGGCGCGATCGTTCTGCTGGTAGACGCCGCCTGCCTGGTAGAGCTTCACGCCGACCGCGGACGGCTCCAGCCGCGAGGCGACGTCGCCGTCGTTCGCATCCCAGTGCTGTCCATAGGGACGATTGAGGTCGAGCACCTGCCAGGACGCGTCAAAGCCCCGCGCATCGACACGATGCGTACCGGGGAGCAGCGCCCCCGTGAAGCTCGGATCGGGCCATGGCGCGCGGAGGCGCATGGTGTTAGTGCGTGCCATGGGCAGCACGGAGAACGATTCGGTGCCCGCGATGCGCAGGGTCATGGCGAAGTCCACGGGCGTCTCGCGCTCCGGATCGATCTGTATGGGCGTAGCGAGCACCGTGTACGGCCCCATGCGGGCGGCTGACGATGAGAGCCGCGCATCGTGCCCGTCGATGGTCACGGAGGTGATGCCCTGCAGGCCTCGGGTATCGGCAATCAACAGGCGAAGCTCCGCCTTGCCGGGACTCCAACTGGCTGTCGAATCCGCCGCGAAACGACGCACGTCGCTCGGGAGAAGTCGTCCGCGCAACGTCACCTCGCCCGTGTACACCGGCACTTCGTACATGCCGGCATGGCGACGCTCGACGACCAGGTCCGCCACCGTAGTCAACTCATCGGCCAGCACGATCTCCGTGCCATCACGCACGCTGACGACCTTGCCGTCGCTGCCGCGCATGTCCTGACGCGTGGGCACGGCGAGCACGAAGCCGCCGATCGTCTGCGGGCCACCCCACCCTTCCGCCACGCGAACCGAGGCGGCATCGCGCATGGCCTGCCGCTCGCGCACGAGGCCATCCGCCTGCGACAAGGGAATGAGCATGATCAAGGCCAGCAAGGCGACGCCGAGCACCTTCGCCGTGATCGATTGTGTCCAGCGGAACATGGGATTTCCGCGGTCCTGCGTCGTGCGTGTCATGGCGTTCCTCTCGCTACGGTGATGCCGAGATGGTCAACCGCAAAAAAGTGCGAGGGCGGGTCGGATTCTGGCGCGCTCCGGGCAAGCCCTGGCGGAAGCCGGCCCGCGGGCTAGGCCGAGGACACGTGGCGTTACATCCCGACGTGGCATCTAAATCGGGCTCAAGAGTGAGAGTGTTCTCATGACGTGCGGCGGCATTCCATGGAGCATTCGCCGCAACCCTCACGAGGACAGCATGATGCTACCCGTCCAGCTAGCGATGCCCCTGGCCCTGATGGTCGGTGCCGCCATCGCCGCCACGACCTCTCCCTCGCGCCATGGCGACTGGGAAGCCGACACGGGCCCAGGTGATGGTCCGAACAGCGACCGCGCTACCGACAGGCACGGCGACATGCGCATGCTGCGCCTGTCGCTGCAACCGGGTGCATCGTTGCCCTGGCGTCGCGACGCCATACCGGGCACAGGCTACGTGCTCGAGGGGGAACTGCACGTGCGGACGTCCGGCACGGCGAAGGTCATGCGTACCGGCGACTGTCTTTTACCGAGCATGGCAGCGGAGGGCAGCACCGTGGCCGGCCCGCAGGGGGCGACGGTGCTGGTGTTCTACGCGGAACGCCACGCCACGCGAAGCTGATCCACCAACCCTGCCGCGACGCTAGGACGAGGGAGCGGCAGCGTCCCTGAAGAAGGCGACGACCTCGGCCAGATCCCGCGTGCGCGGCATCGGCGGCAGGCTGGCGAGGAACAGGCGGCCATACCCCTTGGTGCTGAGGCGCGGATCGCACAGCACCAGCACGCCGCGATCGTGCACGTCGCGGATAAGGCGCCCGGCGCCCTGCTTGAGCGCAATCACCGCCGTGGGCACCTGCCAGCCCATGAACGGATTGATCCCGGCTTCTTCCAGGGCCTCCAGCCGCGCCTGCAACACGGGATCGTCCGGCATGGCGAAGGGCAGCTTGTCGATCACCACCACGCTCAACGCCTCGCCGGCCACGTCCACGCCCTCCCAGAAACTGGCCGCGCCCAGCAGCACACCGCGGCCACTGGCACGGAATGCCTCTAGCAGGCGATGGCGCGGCGCCGAGCCTTGCACGAACAGCGGCCACGGCACGCGGCCTTCCAACTGCTCGGCGGCCCGGCGCAACGCACGATGCGACGTGAACAGCAGGAAGGCCCGGCCGTCGGACGCATCGAGTACCGGGCGGATGGCGTCGATCACCTTGTCGGTGTAGTCGCGAGCCGCAGGATCGGGCAGGCCCTGCGGCAGATACGCCAGCGCCTGATGCTGGTAATCGAACGGGCTTTCCACATGCAGCGTGTGCGGATCTTCCAGCCCCAGTTGCCGAGCGAAGTGCCCGAAATCGCCCGCTATCGAGAGCGTGGCGGAGGTATGGATCCACGCGGCATCGGTGGACATCCGCATCGCTCGCAGTGGCGACGCGAGATCCAGCGGCGTGGCGTGCAGCGCGAAGCCCTTGGGCCAGGTCTCGTACCAGCGAACGTCGCTCGCCGAGTGTTCCTCGGCAATGCGGTCCAGGCGCAGGCTCAGCATCTGTGCGCGTTCGTAAACGTTGGCCAGTCCTCGCGAGCGCTCTCCCAGAGAGGCCAGAAGATCGGCGGTGGCGGCCATGACGTCGCGCAGTTCGGTCAGCAGCTCGCGCGCCGACGTATCGCGATCCAGCGCGCCGAACGGGCCGCGTGGCGGCAAGGGATCGATCGCCAGGCGCAACCGTTTCACCAGATCCTGAATGACCTCGACCGGTTCCAACAGCTGGCTGGTGGCGCCGGTGACGCCCTGCCCTTCGGCCAGCGCGTCATGGCCCAGGTCCACGAGTTGGCGCGAGCTGACGCTCTGCGAGAAGAACTGTCCGGCCAGCTCGGGAATCTGATGGGCCTCGTCGAGGATGAAGGCGTCGGCACCGGGCAGGATTTCCCCGAAGCCCTCCTGCTTGAGCGCGAGATCCGCCATGAGCAGGTGGTGATTCACGACCACGAGATCCGCTTCCATGGCCTCGCGGCGCGCCTTCACGACATGGCAGTCCTCGAAGAACGGGCACTCGGAACCCAGGCAGTTCTCCGGCGTGGAGGTCACCCGCGGCCATACGGGGGAATCTTCGGGAATGTCCGCCATTTCCATGCGATCGCCACGCCGCGTGCGCGCCGACCAGGCACGGATGGCGGAGAGCTGCGACACCAGCTGCCTGTCCGCGTTACCTTCGCGCACGGCCTGGTCCAGGCGATAAAGGCACAGGTAATTGGAGCGCCCCTTGAGCAGGCTGAGACGCGCCCGGCTGCCGAGCACGGCGTGCACGCGCGGGAGATCGCGGAAGAACAGCTGGTCCTGCAGCGCCTTGGTGCCGGTGGAAACGATGACCTTGCGCCCCGACATCAAGGCGGGAACGAGATAGGCGAAGGTCTTTCCGGTTCCGGTACCGGCCTCCGCGATCAGCACGTCGCGCTCGGCGATGGCGTCGGCCACCGCGGAGGCCATGCGCTGCTGGGCTTCGCGAGGCGCGAAACCGGGCACTTCGCGGGCGAATGGGCCCTCCGCGCCGAGGATCGCGGCCACTTCGAGTTCAGTCATCCGCCAAGTATCGCCTACAATGGCGGTCTTTACGCCTGCCAAAGCGCGCCCGATGGCGCGAGCCGAGAGCCTACGCATGGACAAGAGTTTCGAGC includes:
- a CDS encoding ATP-dependent DNA helicase; the encoded protein is MTELEVAAILGAEGPFAREVPGFAPREAQQRMASAVADAIAERDVLIAEAGTGTGKTFAYLVPALMSGRKVIVSTGTKALQDQLFFRDLPRVHAVLGSRARLSLLKGRSNYLCLYRLDQAVREGNADRQLVSQLSAIRAWSARTRRGDRMEMADIPEDSPVWPRVTSTPENCLGSECPFFEDCHVVKARREAMEADLVVVNHHLLMADLALKQEGFGEILPGADAFILDEAHQIPELAGQFFSQSVSSRQLVDLGHDALAEGQGVTGATSQLLEPVEVIQDLVKRLRLAIDPLPPRGPFGALDRDTSARELLTELRDVMAATADLLASLGERSRGLANVYERAQMLSLRLDRIAEEHSASDVRWYETWPKGFALHATPLDLASPLRAMRMSTDAAWIHTSATLSIAGDFGHFARQLGLEDPHTLHVESPFDYQHQALAYLPQGLPDPAARDYTDKVIDAIRPVLDASDGRAFLLFTSHRALRRAAEQLEGRVPWPLFVQGSAPRHRLLEAFRASGRGVLLGAASFWEGVDVAGEALSVVVIDKLPFAMPDDPVLQARLEALEEAGINPFMGWQVPTAVIALKQGAGRLIRDVHDRGVLVLCDPRLSTKGYGRLFLASLPPMPRTRDLAEVVAFFRDAAAPSS
- the tsaB gene encoding tRNA (adenosine(37)-N6)-threonylcarbamoyltransferase complex dimerization subunit type 1 TsaB, which translates into the protein MNFLAIETSTEACSVALVHGDEVIERSEVAPRRHAELVLPMADALLAEAGLSRTALDGIAVGRGPGAFTGVRLGVSLAQGMAMALDVPVVTVSSLQALALEAPEDDAAVLSVIDARMGEIYVAAWRREDDGSVALLDRERVDTAAALVLPDVSAWHVVGTGWTTYEDALRQRIAAPIRSAEGARYPQARHVAELAVRRFRDGDAVAPELALPVYLRDKVALTLVEQGKAQGL
- the creD gene encoding cell envelope integrity protein CreD → MTRTTQDRGNPMFRWTQSITAKVLGVALLALIMLIPLSQADGLVRERQAMRDAASVRVAEGWGGPQTIGGFVLAVPTRQDMRGSDGKVVSVRDGTEIVLADELTTVADLVVERRHAGMYEVPVYTGEVTLRGRLLPSDVRRFAADSTASWSPGKAELRLLIADTRGLQGITSVTIDGHDARLSSSAARMGPYTVLATPIQIDPERETPVDFAMTLRIAGTESFSVLPMARTNTMRLRAPWPDPSFTGALLPGTHRVDARGFDASWQVLDLNRPYGQHWDANDGDVASRLEPSAVGVKLYQAGGVYQQNDRAGKYGLLFIALTFVAFFLFEVLKGLRLHPVQYLLVGAAMASFYVLLLALSEQIGFGPAYAVAAATVVLIVGGYAMAALRARRAGLVLGGVIALVYAILYGLIGAEQYALLIGSAVLVGVIALLMYLTRRIDWYAHTAPPLAPLDTP